The following proteins are encoded in a genomic region of Myxococcales bacterium:
- a CDS encoding PEGA domain-containing protein: protein MKKAIVVACWLLAVLCLPLLAQTREEEAELPDYQGPDMTLTPDKLFGAYTFWQQTDAGYEYGFLEFRHDHTWTWVIHLDRDRDRLSDQYEVRRGEYAIGRRDDGAVGVWLAGEGVAKTFAADLRIVGGRAQTLRIFDRQFTRRQPGGTYFVLDNDLPDLAKELRIESAPAGAAVFIDNQQLADATPLSVKKPRANAPLEVRVVKPGYQPVQKVVTLAKDQTEILTFTLVQGEAGLRVTSLPRVYVKLDGKVLGSTPVTKEEIPAGQHQLELINETLGIHHHEEIVLAKGEVWKKNFRFTGKVRIDVGRHCTIYRQGKKVGETPFDAEVPVGRHVLVLVDDRGERRQLLIEVEQGSESRIEKTFDSLPKADY from the coding sequence ATGAAAAAAGCCATCGTTGTCGCCTGCTGGCTGTTGGCGGTGCTTTGCCTGCCGCTGCTGGCGCAGACCCGCGAGGAAGAGGCCGAGCTGCCCGATTACCAGGGGCCGGATATGACGCTGACCCCCGACAAGCTGTTCGGCGCCTACACCTTCTGGCAACAAACCGACGCGGGCTACGAGTATGGTTTTCTGGAATTCCGCCACGACCATACCTGGACCTGGGTGATTCATCTGGATCGCGATCGCGACCGGCTGTCGGATCAGTACGAGGTCCGGCGGGGCGAGTACGCGATCGGCCGCCGCGACGACGGGGCCGTCGGGGTCTGGCTGGCGGGCGAGGGCGTCGCCAAAACCTTCGCCGCCGATTTGCGGATCGTCGGCGGCCGGGCGCAGACGTTGCGGATCTTCGACCGGCAGTTCACCCGCCGTCAACCGGGCGGCACCTATTTCGTGCTCGACAACGATCTGCCGGATCTCGCCAAGGAATTGCGGATCGAATCGGCGCCCGCCGGCGCCGCCGTTTTCATCGACAATCAGCAACTCGCCGATGCCACGCCGCTTTCCGTCAAAAAGCCGCGCGCCAATGCTCCCCTGGAAGTGCGGGTCGTCAAACCCGGCTACCAGCCCGTGCAGAAGGTGGTAACGCTGGCGAAAGACCAGACCGAAATCCTGACCTTTACCCTGGTGCAGGGCGAGGCGGGATTGCGCGTGACCAGCCTGCCGCGCGTCTACGTCAAATTGGACGGCAAAGTCCTGGGGTCCACGCCGGTGACCAAGGAGGAAATCCCCGCCGGCCAACACCAACTCGAATTGATCAACGAAACGCTGGGTATCCATCACCACGAGGAAATCGTGCTGGCCAAGGGCGAGGTCTGGAAGAAGAACTTCCGCTTCACCGGCAAGGTGCGGATCGACGTCGGCCGGCACTGCACGATCTACCGGCAGGGGAAAAAAGTCGGCGAAACGCCGTTCGATGCCGAGGTGCCGGTCGGCCGCCACGTGCTGGTTCTGGTCGACGACCGCGGCGAACGCCGGCAACTGCTGATCGAGGTCGAGCAGGGTAGTGAGTCGCGGATCGAAAAAACGTTTGACTCGCTTCCGAAAGCGGATTATTAG
- the cas2 gene encoding CRISPR-associated endonuclease Cas2, whose product MWVMVLFDLPTDSKKARREYTRFRSRLKKDGFTMLQYSVYGRACPSEENAVVHENRVQKNLPPAGQVRVLTLTDKQFTRMRIYYGKKREKNEKAAEQLSFF is encoded by the coding sequence ATGTGGGTGATGGTGTTGTTCGATTTGCCGACCGACAGCAAAAAGGCGCGGCGGGAGTACACGCGTTTTCGTTCGCGCTTGAAGAAGGACGGCTTCACCATGTTGCAATATTCGGTGTACGGCCGCGCCTGCCCGAGCGAGGAAAACGCCGTGGTGCACGAAAACCGCGTGCAGAAAAATCTGCCGCCGGCCGGACAGGTGAGGGTGCTCACCCTGACCGATAAACAATTCACGCGGATGCGGATCTACTACGGGAAAAAACGGGAGAAAAATGAAAAAGCAGCCGAACAACTATCGTTTTTTTAA
- a CDS encoding acylphosphatase, with protein sequence MIAKHVEVFGRVQGVWFRAKTKEQAQQFKVNGWVRNTDGGGVEAHLEGEEDSVERLLTWMHMGPPLARVEHVDEADVPPEGYTSFDILV encoded by the coding sequence ATGATCGCGAAGCACGTTGAAGTGTTCGGTCGCGTTCAAGGGGTATGGTTTCGCGCCAAGACGAAGGAACAGGCGCAGCAGTTCAAGGTCAACGGCTGGGTTCGCAACACCGACGGCGGTGGCGTCGAGGCGCACCTGGAGGGCGAGGAAGACAGTGTGGAACGCCTGCTGACCTGGATGCACATGGGGCCGCCCCTGGCGCGCGTCGAACATGTCGACGAGGCCGACGTGCCGCCGGAGGGCTACACTTCCTTCGACATTCTGGTCTGA
- the ald gene encoding alanine dehydrogenase yields the protein MIIGVPKEIKTEEKRVAITPAGVSALNAHGHQIYIEKNAGVGSGITDEEYKAAGATILPKAAEVWGKAEMIMKVKEPQPVEYKFMKNKLIFTYLHLAAERELTEAMVAANCIGIAYETIETAEHHLPLLSPMSEVAGKLAPQVGSWCLEARNGGSGVLLAGVSGVAPAKVTIVGAGVSGAAACEIAVGMNAQVTILDTRPERLHYLHDIYRGRVVTLMSNRGNLAQAVAEADLVIGAVLIPGAKAPKLITVDMIKKMRPGSAIVDISIDQGGCVETAHATSHTEPTFIKHGIVHYCVTNMPGIVPRTSTYALTNATLNFALELADKGFECAVAENEALRKGINIYQGTVAYEAVATALKMKYTPYEA from the coding sequence ATGATTATCGGCGTACCCAAGGAAATTAAAACGGAAGAAAAGCGGGTGGCGATCACCCCGGCCGGCGTGTCGGCCTTGAACGCGCACGGTCACCAAATCTACATCGAGAAGAACGCCGGCGTCGGTAGCGGCATCACCGACGAAGAGTACAAGGCGGCCGGCGCCACGATCTTGCCCAAAGCCGCGGAAGTCTGGGGCAAGGCCGAAATGATCATGAAGGTGAAGGAACCCCAACCGGTCGAGTACAAGTTCATGAAGAACAAATTGATCTTCACGTACTTGCACCTGGCGGCCGAGCGGGAACTCACCGAGGCCATGGTGGCGGCCAATTGCATCGGCATCGCCTACGAAACCATCGAGACGGCCGAACACCATCTGCCGCTGCTCAGCCCGATGAGCGAAGTCGCCGGCAAGCTGGCCCCGCAGGTCGGCTCGTGGTGCCTCGAGGCCCGCAACGGCGGCAGCGGCGTGCTGTTGGCCGGCGTTTCCGGTGTGGCTCCGGCGAAGGTCACCATCGTCGGCGCGGGCGTTTCCGGCGCGGCGGCGTGCGAAATCGCGGTCGGCATGAACGCGCAGGTCACCATTCTGGACACGCGTCCCGAGCGGCTGCACTACCTGCACGACATTTATCGCGGCCGGGTCGTCACCCTGATGAGCAACCGCGGCAATCTCGCGCAGGCGGTGGCCGAAGCCGACCTGGTGATCGGCGCGGTGCTGATCCCCGGCGCGAAGGCCCCGAAATTGATCACCGTCGACATGATCAAGAAAATGCGGCCGGGCAGCGCCATCGTCGATATCAGCATCGACCAGGGCGGTTGCGTGGAAACGGCTCACGCGACCTCGCACACCGAGCCGACCTTCATCAAGCACGGCATCGTGCACTACTGCGTGACCAACATGCCGGGCATCGTGCCGCGCACCAGCACCTACGCGTTGACCAACGCCACCTTGAACTTCGCCCTCGAACTGGCCGACAAAGGCTTCGAATGCGCCGTGGCCGAGAACGAGGCGTTGCGCAAGGGCATCAACATCTATCAGGGCACCGTGGCTTACGAGGCCGTGGCGACGGCGCTGAAAATGAAGTACACGCCGTACGAGGCGTAA
- a CDS encoding PKD domain-containing protein, which produces MNFTGRLPFFVLFLTFLTGVLVFSTPARAAWIYETVASTGDQGQYSSLALDSANTPHVAFYDASNGKLRYGYRDFAGWHVSDVDSGNRGDYAQIAINPVNDYPAIAYYDQEGGRLRYAYWDGDDWNIEVIDENEDDGYIGDYCDLTFNADGTPYISYHFDESWFENMGTRVAWRTAPNTWSIHDLDVILSTAGVTNFGRHTAIAMSTANRPQIAYRDDILGYQKFGWLDGGGWHFEIALDWEQAGEQPSLALDSGDNVFISSYNTETIGDECACIISKVAGDWALENVECGAGNFGQYTSVAVDGNDALHLAYYGADRLNYAVETPDGWDISVIDETGVTGLFVGLALDGDAHPYFVYYDSTAKDVKFVFVLDPPAVAAIDPDNAPNTGPLTGAAVTGDRFEAASEVALVRPDSKVTIAGENVTVLSGQSLTCDFELAGVLPGVYALQVSNQAGTTTLENAFTVTTLSPELTSIAPASGGNDETAFAVELSGNYFTLDMTVSLKRDGEWDIVASGVELTDTTAATAVFNLKNERPGDWDVVVETPYGAATIEDGFEIFCGEPVADFTAVPKAGYIPLTVQFADASADFGGCEITAYEWDFGDGGTSTEKNPQHTYETAGIYSVTLTVTAPGGTDAALKTDYIKADALPGDDDDDTAPVDDDSADDDDDDNDNDDNDDVVLPDDDSPLPNAGDDDEDSGSCGC; this is translated from the coding sequence ATGAATTTCACCGGTCGGCTGCCCTTTTTCGTGTTGTTTTTAACCTTCCTGACGGGCGTCCTCGTTTTTTCCACTCCGGCGCGCGCCGCCTGGATATACGAAACCGTCGCCAGCACCGGCGATCAGGGGCAGTATTCCTCGTTGGCCCTGGACAGCGCCAACACGCCGCACGTCGCCTTCTATGACGCCTCGAACGGCAAGCTCCGCTACGGCTACCGCGATTTCGCCGGCTGGCACGTCAGCGATGTCGATAGCGGCAATCGCGGCGACTACGCCCAAATCGCGATCAACCCGGTCAACGACTATCCGGCGATCGCCTACTACGACCAGGAGGGCGGCCGCCTGCGCTATGCCTATTGGGACGGCGACGACTGGAACATCGAGGTGATCGACGAGAACGAGGACGACGGCTACATCGGCGACTACTGCGACCTGACGTTCAACGCCGACGGAACGCCGTACATTTCCTATCACTTCGACGAATCGTGGTTCGAAAACATGGGAACGCGCGTCGCCTGGCGCACCGCTCCCAATACCTGGTCCATCCACGACCTCGACGTGATCCTCAGCACCGCCGGCGTCACCAACTTCGGCCGCCATACGGCGATCGCCATGTCCACCGCGAACCGGCCGCAGATCGCCTACCGCGACGACATCCTCGGTTACCAGAAATTCGGCTGGCTGGACGGCGGCGGCTGGCACTTCGAAATCGCCCTCGATTGGGAACAGGCCGGCGAACAGCCCTCGCTCGCCCTGGACAGCGGCGACAACGTCTTCATCAGCTCTTACAACACCGAGACGATCGGCGACGAATGCGCCTGCATCATTTCGAAGGTCGCCGGCGACTGGGCGCTGGAAAACGTCGAATGCGGCGCGGGCAATTTCGGCCAATACACCAGCGTGGCTGTCGACGGCAACGACGCGCTGCACCTGGCGTATTACGGCGCCGACCGCCTCAATTACGCGGTGGAAACCCCTGACGGCTGGGATATCTCGGTCATCGACGAAACCGGCGTCACGGGCCTGTTCGTCGGCCTGGCGCTCGACGGCGACGCCCATCCGTACTTCGTCTATTACGACAGCACCGCCAAGGACGTGAAATTCGTCTTCGTGCTCGATCCGCCGGCCGTCGCGGCCATCGATCCGGACAACGCGCCCAACACCGGCCCGCTGACCGGCGCCGCCGTCACCGGCGACCGCTTCGAAGCCGCCAGCGAGGTGGCCTTGGTGCGGCCCGACAGCAAGGTGACGATCGCGGGCGAAAACGTAACCGTCCTCTCCGGGCAATCCCTGACCTGCGACTTCGAACTGGCCGGCGTGCTGCCGGGCGTTTACGCCCTGCAGGTTTCCAACCAGGCCGGCACGACCACCCTGGAAAACGCCTTCACCGTCACCACGCTGTCGCCGGAACTGACCTCGATCGCCCCCGCCAGCGGCGGCAACGACGAAACCGCGTTCGCGGTCGAACTGTCCGGCAACTATTTCACCCTCGACATGACCGTCAGCCTGAAGCGCGACGGCGAGTGGGACATCGTGGCGAGCGGCGTCGAACTGACCGACACGACCGCCGCGACGGCCGTCTTCAACCTGAAAAACGAGCGGCCCGGCGACTGGGACGTGGTCGTCGAAACGCCCTACGGCGCCGCGACCATCGAAGACGGCTTCGAGATCTTCTGCGGCGAGCCGGTCGCCGACTTCACCGCCGTACCGAAAGCGGGATACATCCCCCTCACCGTGCAGTTCGCCGACGCCTCGGCCGATTTCGGCGGCTGCGAAATCACCGCCTACGAATGGGACTTCGGCGACGGCGGCACCTCGACGGAAAAGAATCCGCAGCACACCTACGAAACGGCGGGGATTTACTCGGTGACCCTGACCGTCACCGCGCCCGGCGGCACCGATGCGGCCCTGAAAACCGACTACATCAAGGCCGATGCCCTGCCCGGCGACGACGATGACGACACCGCGCCCGTCGACGACGATTCGGCGGACGACGACGATGACGACAACGATAACGACGACAACGACGACGTGGTGCTGCCCGACGACGACTCGCCGCTTCCCAACGCGGGCGACGACGACGAGGACAGCGGCTCCTGCGGCTGCTGA
- the speA gene encoding biosynthetic arginine decarboxylase: MPVKFREAERTYFPDSWGNGYFSINNKGHVQVDVNADGHQRLDLYDLVDQVQNKGLTPPYLFRFPQILEHRIEMLHTAFANAIQEFQYPSHYQGVFPMKVNHRREVMETILKVGRRFNYGIEVGSKPEVYVGLALPFSESALFVCNGFKDDDYLTVAMDAKRMGRNVIVIIESVPEAHRALAIAEREDVTVSLGMRVRLDARGSGRWEESGGVQSKFGLSTAEVLEIIRILDEADKIDSLEMLHFHAGSQITEIKRIKNMIKEASRVYAKLKKKVPSLKYLNVGGGLGVDYDGSKTSSDASMNYSIQEYANDVVYTVMDVCSTENIEPPVLVSESGRSVTAHHAVAVVNVHRAPETIIDPEKLAVTDDDPQVIHELYDIWDNISQKNYREYYHDALEHRDELTSLFNLGFIELEDRARGEAWFLDICLKAVRFAKRERGPLREEFDDLQRDLAYRFICNFSVFQSMPDAWAIEQLFPIMPIHRLDETPDTGAILCDITCDSDGVIDHFIDVHDERRFLELHKTGKGLYWIGFFLVGAYQDIIGDFHNLFGKVNEVIVVVGDDGRAHVQKIVRGDTIRESISFVRYDPDELERNYSIELERKLKEEKLTPAEAKRMKASFTRGLSGTTYLIPLVENGKRTGKKPKK, from the coding sequence ATGCCGGTAAAATTTCGCGAGGCCGAGCGCACGTATTTTCCGGATAGTTGGGGCAATGGCTACTTTTCGATCAACAACAAGGGCCACGTCCAGGTCGATGTGAACGCGGACGGCCATCAGCGGCTGGACTTGTACGATCTGGTGGACCAGGTACAGAACAAGGGCCTGACCCCGCCGTACCTGTTCCGCTTTCCGCAGATCCTCGAACACCGCATCGAAATGCTGCACACGGCCTTCGCCAACGCCATTCAGGAATTCCAATACCCGAGCCATTATCAGGGCGTTTTTCCGATGAAGGTGAACCATCGACGCGAAGTGATGGAAACCATTCTGAAGGTCGGCCGGCGGTTCAATTACGGCATCGAGGTCGGCTCCAAGCCCGAGGTTTACGTCGGCCTGGCCCTGCCGTTCAGCGAGTCAGCCCTGTTCGTCTGCAACGGGTTCAAAGACGACGACTACCTGACCGTGGCGATGGACGCCAAGCGGATGGGCCGCAACGTGATCGTCATCATCGAATCGGTTCCCGAGGCGCATCGCGCGCTGGCCATCGCGGAGCGCGAGGACGTGACGGTCTCGCTGGGCATGCGCGTCCGCCTGGACGCGCGGGGCAGCGGCCGCTGGGAGGAATCGGGCGGCGTGCAAAGCAAGTTCGGGCTGTCCACGGCGGAGGTGCTGGAGATCATCCGCATCCTCGACGAGGCGGACAAGATCGATTCGCTCGAGATGCTGCATTTCCATGCCGGCAGCCAGATCACCGAGATCAAACGCATCAAGAACATGATCAAGGAAGCGTCGCGGGTCTACGCCAAGCTGAAGAAGAAGGTGCCTTCCTTGAAATACCTGAACGTCGGCGGTGGGCTCGGTGTCGATTACGACGGCTCGAAGACCAGCAGCGACGCCTCGATGAACTACTCGATCCAGGAATACGCCAACGACGTGGTCTATACCGTCATGGACGTCTGTTCCACTGAAAACATCGAGCCGCCGGTCCTGGTATCCGAATCCGGCCGTTCGGTGACGGCCCACCATGCGGTCGCCGTGGTCAACGTGCACCGGGCGCCCGAGACCATCATCGATCCCGAAAAGCTGGCCGTGACCGACGACGACCCGCAGGTCATTCACGAGCTGTACGACATCTGGGACAACATCTCGCAGAAGAACTACCGCGAGTATTATCACGACGCGCTCGAACATCGCGACGAACTGACCTCGCTGTTCAACCTGGGGTTCATCGAGCTGGAAGACCGGGCGCGCGGCGAGGCCTGGTTTCTGGACATCTGCCTCAAGGCTGTGCGGTTCGCCAAGCGCGAGCGGGGGCCGCTCCGCGAGGAATTCGACGACCTGCAGCGCGATCTGGCCTATCGCTTCATCTGCAATTTTTCGGTCTTCCAATCGATGCCCGACGCCTGGGCCATCGAGCAGTTGTTTCCGATCATGCCGATCCACCGCCTGGACGAAACGCCCGACACCGGCGCGATTCTCTGCGACATCACCTGCGACTCGGACGGCGTGATCGATCATTTCATCGACGTGCACGACGAACGCCGCTTCCTGGAATTGCACAAAACCGGCAAGGGCCTTTACTGGATCGGCTTTTTCCTCGTCGGTGCGTACCAGGACATCATCGGCGATTTCCACAACCTGTTCGGCAAGGTCAACGAGGTCATCGTGGTGGTCGGCGACGACGGGCGGGCGCACGTCCAGAAAATCGTCCGCGGCGACACCATCCGCGAATCGATCAGCTTCGTGCGCTACGACCCCGACGAATTGGAGCGCAATTATTCGATCGAACTCGAGCGCAAGCTGAAGGAAGAAAAGCTGACGCCCGCCGAGGCCAAACGGATGAAAGCGTCGTTCACCCGCGGCTTGTCGGGCACGACCTACCTGATTCCGTTGGTGGAAAACGGCAAACGGACCGGAAAAAAGCCGAAAAAATGA
- the cas1 gene encoding type II CRISPR-associated endonuclease Cas1, which produces MIKRTVEAGWRCTHVKTRDKQIVFCAEAEETGAVPSEDIGLLILDSLRMTCTQRALAQVLADGGAVLVCGEDHLPAGLLLPLEGNELLTERLRTQIAAGKPQAKQLWRQIVQAKLRAQAGLLPWESAARLRLARLSQTVKSGDEENTEAQGARFYWPELFGADFRRDREGAPPNNLLNFGYMTLRAAMARAVVGAGLHPAIGLHHRNRQNAFCLADDLLEPYRPLVDARVHQLWLQGVMELDKESKASLLRILGEPIRLESGQGPVQVAMQKTAASLAACLAGERRKLDLPAS; this is translated from the coding sequence ATGATTAAACGCACTGTCGAGGCCGGTTGGCGCTGCACCCACGTGAAAACGCGGGACAAGCAGATCGTCTTTTGCGCCGAGGCGGAGGAAACGGGCGCGGTGCCCAGCGAGGACATCGGCCTGTTGATCCTGGATTCGTTGCGGATGACCTGCACTCAGCGCGCCCTGGCGCAAGTGCTGGCCGACGGCGGGGCGGTATTGGTTTGCGGCGAGGATCATTTGCCGGCCGGGCTCTTGCTGCCGCTGGAGGGCAACGAACTGTTGACCGAACGGCTCCGGACGCAGATCGCCGCCGGCAAGCCGCAGGCCAAGCAACTCTGGCGGCAGATCGTGCAAGCCAAGCTGCGCGCCCAGGCTGGGTTGTTGCCGTGGGAAAGCGCGGCGCGGTTGCGGCTGGCGCGACTTTCCCAAACGGTCAAATCGGGCGACGAGGAAAATACCGAGGCCCAGGGCGCCCGGTTTTACTGGCCGGAACTCTTCGGCGCCGATTTCCGCCGCGACCGCGAGGGCGCGCCGCCCAACAACCTGCTGAACTTCGGCTACATGACCCTGCGCGCGGCTATGGCGCGTGCCGTCGTCGGGGCCGGGCTGCACCCGGCGATCGGCCTGCACCACCGCAATCGGCAAAACGCGTTTTGCCTCGCCGACGACCTGCTCGAACCCTACCGGCCGTTGGTCGACGCGCGGGTGCATCAATTGTGGCTTCAAGGGGTCATGGAACTCGATAAGGAAAGCAAGGCGAGTCTGTTGCGGATTTTGGGTGAGCCGATCCGCCTGGAAAGCGGCCAGGGGCCGGTGCAAGTGGCGATGCAGAAAACCGCCGCCTCGCTCGCCGCCTGTCTGGCGGGCGAGCGGCGCAAGTTGGATCTTCCGGCGTCATGA